A part of Populus alba chromosome 8, ASM523922v2, whole genome shotgun sequence genomic DNA contains:
- the LOC118057780 gene encoding uncharacterized protein — translation MSHVILSPFQLLELNVISAQDLAKVSRKMKTYAVAWIHPDRKLSTRIHSEGRNNPTWNDKFVFRVDDRFLHGDTSAVMIEIYALHWFRDIHVGTVRVIVGNLIPPPGPHHHNQFQIGMRFVALQVRRPSGRPQGILNIGVALLDSSMRSMPLYSQLSSAVGYRQLMGGEDVNHHKDVSDVSSSGIRSNPLLPPWPPKPELRRTKSDSSSLFGSMVMEKKKMVMKGKGASMISGSESEDTKMMNGGRTKASSMVSGSELEKKNKNWRKEASYMISGSEIVKKDQNNNLVLSDSELNGAFAKASLSSEALTNERSDDKSTELDNIVKPVPKFPGLDLGSPYNNFRHATPKKANLISRPAITDSELGPSPSEVAAVMTRKKNRRVVEIESEIMGVMSLDGSMEGLQSKLERWRAELPPVYDASDISSFPASSTSKESRIVKRHNRRHSADDDGTFTCFGRFCGLECSIVCGGPPRTKTDGKRNRSYSMDNLRYNV, via the coding sequence ATGTCTCATGTGATCTTGTCACCCTTTCAACTCCTGGAACTCAATGTCATTTCTGCACAAGATCTCGCCAAGGTCTCACGAAAGATGAAAACCTATGCAGTTGCATGGATCCACCCTGACCGGAAACTTTCGACAAGAATCCACTCTGAGGGACGCAACAATCCCACTTGGAATGACAAGTTTGTTTTCCGCGTGGATGACAGGTTCCTCCATGGTGACACCTCTGCTGTCATGATTGAAATCTACGCCCTGCATTGGTTCCGTGACATTCATGTAGGCACCGTCCGCGTGATTGTTGGGAACCTGATTCCCCCGCCTGGTCCCCACCATCACAACCAATTTCAGATAGGCATGCGCTTCGTTGCTCTCCAGGTCCGCCGACCGTCAGGACGCCCCCAGGGGATTCTTAACATTGGTGTGGCCCTTCTTGATAGCTCAATGCGAAGCATGCCATTGTATTCACAGCTTAGCTCGGCCGTAGGTTATCGTCAACTTATGGGGGGAGAGGACGTGAATCATCATAAAGATGTTTCTGATGTTAGCAGTAGTGGCATCCGTTCCAATCCCCTCTTGCCTCCTTGGCCTCCGAAACCTGAATTAAGACGTACGAAGAGTGATTCAAGTTCCTTGTTTGGGTCAATGgtgatggaaaagaaaaaaatggtgatGAAAGGGAAGGGTGCTTCCATGATTAGTGGCTCAGAATCGGAGGATACGAAGATGATGAATGGAGGGAGAACAAAAGCTAGTTCCATGGTCAGCGGATCAGAATTggagaagaagaacaagaattGGAGAAAAGAAGCCAGTTACATGATAAGTGGCTCAGAGATTGTCAAGAAagaccaaaataataatttggttCTTAGTGATTCAGAGCTTAATGGGGCATTTGCAAAAGCCTCGTTAAGCTCTGAAGCATTAACAAACGAAAGATCTGATGACAAATCAACCGAATTGGATAACATTGTGAAACCTGTACCGAAGTTTCCAGGGTTGGATCTTGGATCTCCGTACAACAACTTCAGGCATGCAACTCCGAAAAAGGCAAATTTAATAAGTAGGCCAGCTATCACCGATTCAGAATTGGGCCCATCACCATCAGAGGTGGCGGCAGTAatgacaagaaagaaaaatcgtCGAGTCGTAGAGATAGAGAGTGAGATAATGGGAGTAATGAGCTTGGATGGAAGCATGGAGGGTCTTCAATCTAAACTGGAAAGATGGAGAGCAGAGCTTCCGCCAGTTTACGATGCCAGTGATATCTCAAGTTTTCCTGCTAGCAGCACTTCTAAAGAAAGCAGAATTGTTAAACGACACAACCGCAGGCACAGTGCTGATGATGATGGCACGTTTACTTGCTTCGGTAGATTTTGTGGTTTGGAGTGTTCAATTGTATGTGGTGGCCCTCCCAGGACAAAAACAGATGGGAAGAGGAATCGAAGCTATTCCATGGATAATTTGAGGTATAATGTTTAA
- the LOC118057795 gene encoding auxin-responsive protein IAA13 has translation MMAGGLGSLGGGGSSGASTNDSTMSKVEVVEAEASSYPVEAELELGLSLGSGGGGGGGGGKGKANARGERGRILTAKDFPSVASQPQRPNSNTSISSACVVGAVSGTKRAADSVSHEGGSPTAGSQVVGWPPIRAYRMNSLVNQAKAARAEEDKGIGEKDISKDNLKKKICNGNKTSAPSNEKGHLGFVKVNMDGIPIGRKVDLNAHACYETLAQALEEMFLRSATTINSIGGEKRQVTKPSKLLDGLSEFVLTYEDKEGDWMLVGDVPWGMFLNSVKRLRIMRTSEANGLAPRFQDRNEKQRIKPV, from the exons ATGATGGCAGGTGGTCTTGGTTCACTCGGCGGCGGCGGTTCTTCCGGGGCCTCCACAAATGACTCCACAATGTCAAAAGTGGAGGTGGTGGAGGCTGAGGCAAGTTCATATCCAGTGGAAGCTGAGCTGGAGCTGGGGCTGAGTCttggtagtggtggtggtggtggtggtggtggagggaAGGGTAAGGCAAATGCACGGGGTGAGCGTGGCAGAATCTTGACTGCCAAGGACTTTCCTTCGGTGGCCTCCCAGCCTCAAAGGCCTAACAGCAACACGTCTATATCTTCTGCTTGCGTTGTTGGTGCTGTTTCTGGGACCAAGAGAGCTGCTGACTCTGTCTCCCATGAGGGTGGATCCCCTACTGCTGGCAG TCAGGTTGTGGGGTGGCCTCCTATAAGGGCTTATCGGATGAATAGCTTGGTGAACCAAGCAAAGGCTGCAAGAGCTGAAGAAGACAAGGGCATTGGTGAGAAGGATATATCTAAGgataatttgaagaagaaaatctgTAATGGTAACAAGACCAGTGCTCCTAGTAATGAAAAGGGGCATCTTGGATTTGTCAAGGTGAATATGGATGGGATTCCAATTGGAAGGAAGGTAGATTTGAATGCTCATGCTTGCTATGAGACATTAGCCCAAGCATTGGAGGAAATGTTTTTAAGGTCCGCCACAACTATCAATTCCATTG GTGGCGAGAAGCGGCAAGTAACAAAGCCCTCTAAGTTATTGGATGGATTGTCCGAGTTCGTACTCACTTATGAAGATAAAGAGGGAGATTGGATGCTTGTGGGAGATGTTCCGTGGGG gATGTTCCTCAACTCAGTAAAAAGGCTTAGGATCATGAGGACTTCGGAGGCCAATGGACTTG CTCCAAGATTCCAGGATAGGAATGAGAAACAAAGAATAAAGCCTGTTTAG